In the genome of Fulvivirga maritima, one region contains:
- a CDS encoding porin, with the protein MKKYYLLLLMATFLICTTLKAQDDEIEESTPLSISGSVDTYYKYDFSGNPNIPTSFASDQNSFSIGMVNLIASQQVGKASFVGDISFGPRGQGQSILNSGADDNSFHIQNLYVAYQLSDLVTVSAGYMGTFVGYEVISPTGNFNYSTSYLFTSGPFQNAGLKFDFALSEKFGLMVGVFNDWNEYTDMTSSKDIGLQLSYSPAEGYDLYFNLITGEQSGTEFDITAGLQFTEYFYLGVNAATYGANEEPKLLNTAEDTGFYGLAVYPQVKITDVTSLGFRFEHFVQRDAIDDISVDAFTFSANIGSGNLKFIPELRYDTASEDVFADSDNEPTGGAFQLVAAAVYSF; encoded by the coding sequence ATGAAAAAGTATTATTTATTACTATTAATGGCTACTTTTTTGATTTGTACAACACTTAAAGCACAGGATGATGAGATAGAGGAAAGTACCCCTTTATCCATATCAGGATCGGTCGATACTTACTATAAGTATGACTTTTCCGGCAACCCAAACATACCTACAAGTTTTGCCTCTGATCAGAATTCGTTTTCTATCGGTATGGTAAATCTTATTGCTTCGCAGCAAGTAGGTAAGGCCTCCTTTGTAGGAGATATTTCATTCGGCCCGAGAGGACAAGGACAGTCTATCCTCAATTCTGGAGCGGATGATAACTCCTTTCATATTCAGAATCTATATGTTGCCTATCAACTCAGTGATTTGGTAACAGTTTCTGCTGGGTATATGGGTACATTTGTAGGGTATGAAGTGATATCTCCTACGGGTAACTTCAATTACTCTACTTCTTACCTTTTTACTAGTGGACCATTTCAAAATGCAGGTTTAAAATTTGATTTTGCATTATCAGAGAAATTCGGTCTTATGGTAGGGGTATTTAATGACTGGAATGAATATACTGATATGACTTCCAGTAAAGATATTGGTCTGCAGCTGTCATATAGCCCAGCCGAAGGATATGACTTGTATTTTAACTTAATTACAGGGGAACAAAGCGGAACTGAGTTTGATATTACGGCCGGCCTTCAATTTACAGAATATTTTTATCTGGGCGTAAACGCAGCTACTTATGGCGCTAACGAGGAGCCTAAGCTTTTAAATACCGCAGAAGATACCGGGTTTTATGGCCTGGCAGTTTATCCTCAGGTGAAAATAACTGATGTTACCTCTTTAGGGTTCAGGTTTGAACATTTCGTGCAGAGAGATGCTATAGATGATATATCGGTTGATGCATTTACCTTTTCGGCTAATATAGGCTCTGGCAATCTTAAGTTTATTCCTGAGTTGAGGTATGATACTGCTTCTGAAGATGTATTTGCAGATTCAGATAATGAACCTACAGGAGGAGCATTTCAATTGGTAGCAGCGGCTGTTTATTCGTTTTAA